The Oceanispirochaeta sp. genome includes a region encoding these proteins:
- a CDS encoding ABC transporter ATP-binding protein, whose protein sequence is MFEIKDLSVKRDSHFILEKVSCEAIPGDLVAFSGSNGCGKTTLLNCIVGSIPESGGTVSLFGEPSNVSGDKISFIPDDGGIIPLLTIDEQLTLQCLLSGLSGDETQSRVDRIVGILELGGHREKRGSELSLGLKKRLGIGLGIIREAELFLFDEPFSGLDYSSVRVFCGILEAIRIRGKISVISSHSFPVEESLFTRKWVVRDRQILQNPEDGNTIQAHNLVTPEIPWLS, encoded by the coding sequence GTGTTCGAGATTAAAGATCTGTCTGTGAAGAGGGACTCACATTTTATACTTGAAAAGGTCTCATGTGAGGCTATCCCTGGAGATCTCGTTGCTTTCTCTGGTTCAAATGGGTGTGGGAAAACCACTTTGCTGAATTGCATTGTAGGAAGTATTCCAGAATCAGGTGGTACTGTTAGCCTTTTCGGAGAGCCTTCAAATGTATCAGGAGACAAGATCAGTTTTATACCAGATGATGGTGGGATTATACCTTTATTAACGATAGATGAGCAGCTTACTTTGCAATGTTTGCTTTCTGGATTATCTGGGGATGAGACTCAAAGTAGGGTTGATCGTATAGTAGGGATACTCGAGCTTGGCGGGCATCGTGAAAAACGCGGTTCTGAGTTATCGTTGGGGCTTAAAAAGCGACTTGGAATTGGACTGGGAATAATTCGCGAAGCCGAGCTTTTTTTATTTGACGAACCATTTAGCGGGTTGGATTATTCCTCAGTAAGGGTTTTTTGCGGAATCCTTGAGGCAATAAGAATCCGGGGGAAAATCTCAGTAATCTCATCGCATTCATTTCCAGTGGAGGAGTCGTTATTTACCCGCAAGTGGGTAGTTCGTGATCGACAGATCTTACAGAATCCTGAAGATGGCAATACGATTCAGGCACATAATCTAGTAACACCGGAAATACCGTGGCTGAGCTGA